A window from Mustela erminea isolate mMusErm1 chromosome 17, mMusErm1.Pri, whole genome shotgun sequence encodes these proteins:
- the B4GALT3 gene encoding beta-1,4-galactosyltransferase 3, with protein MLRRLLERPCTLALLVGSQLAVMMYLSLGGFRSLSALFGREQGPTFDYSHPHDVYSNLSHLPGAPVAPGAPPAPQGLPYCPERSPLLVGPVSVSFSPVPSLAEIAERNPRVEPGGRYRPAGCEPRSRTAIIVPHRAREHHLRLLLYHLHPFLQRQQLAYGIYVIHQAGNGTFNRAKLLNVGVREALRDEEWDCLFLHDVDLLPENDHNLYVCDPRGPRHVAVAMNKFGYSLPYPQYFGGVSALTPDQYLKMNGFPNEYWGWGGEDDDIATRVRLAGMKISRPPTSVGHYKMVKHRGDKGNEENPHRFDLLVRTQNSWTQDGMNSLTYRLLARELGPLYTNITADIGTDPRGPRTPSGPRYPPGSSQAFRQEMLQRRPPARPGPPPTANHTAPNGSH; from the exons ATGTTGCGGAGGCTGCTGGAGCGGCCCTGCACACTGGCCCTGCTGGTGGGCTCCCAGCTGGCTGTCATGATGTACCTGTCACTGGGGGGCTTCCGAAGCCTCAGTGCCCTATTTGGCCGAGAGCAGGGGCCGACATTTGACTATTCTCATCCCCATGATGTCTACAGTAACCTCAGTCACCTGCCTGGGGCCCCTGTtgccccaggggcccctccagcTCCTCAAGGTCTACCCTACTGTCCAGAACGATCTCCTCTTTTAG TGGGTCCTGTGTCCGTGTCCTTTAGCCCGGTGCCATCACTGGCAGAGATCGCGGAGAGGAACCCCCGGGTGGAACCGGGGGGCCGCTACCGCCCCGCGGGGTGTGAGCCCCGCTCCCGCACGGCCATCATCGTGCCGCACCGGGCCCGGGAGCACCACCTGCGCCTGCTGCTCTACCACCTGCACCCCTTCCTGCAGCGCCAGCAGCTCGCTTACGGCATCTACGTCATCCACCAG GCTGGAAATGGAACATTTAACAGGGCCAAGCTGCTAAACGTTGGGGTGCGAGAAGCCCTGCGTGATGAGGAGTGGGACTGCCTGTTCTTGCACGACGTGGACCTCCTGCCCGAGAACGACCACAATCTGTATGTGTGTGACCCCCGGGGACCCCGGCATGTTGCTGTTGCCATGAACAAGTTTGGATACAG CCTCCCGTACCCCCAGTACTTTGGAGGAGTCTCGGCGCTCACTCCTGACCAGTACCTGAAGATGAATGGCTTCCCCAATGAATACTGGGGCTGGGGTGGTGAGGATGACGACATTGCTACCAG GGTGCGCCTGGCTGGGATGAAGATCTCTCGCCCCCCCACGTCCGTGGGGCACTACAAGATGGTGAAGCATCGTGGTGATAAGGGCAACGAGGAGAACCCGCACAG ATTTGACCTCCTGGTCCGTACCCAGAATTCCTGGACACAAGATGGGATGAACTCACTGACATACCGATTGCTGGCTCGAGAGCTGGGTCCTCTCTATACCAACATCACAGCAGACATTGGAACTGACCCTCGGGGTCCCCGGACTCCCTCTGGTCCCCGTTACCCGCCTGGTTCCTCCCAGGCCTTCCGTCAAGAGATGCTGCAGCGCCGGCCCCCAGCCAGGCCCGGCCCTCCACCTACTGCCAACCACACAGCCCCCAACGGTTCACACTGA
- the PPOX gene encoding protoporphyrinogen oxidase isoform X1, translated as MGRTVVVLGGGISGLAASYHLSRAPCPPKVVLVEGSERLGGWIRSVRGPGDAVFELGPRGIRPAGAVGARTLLLFLLFLRVYGEQVSELGLDSEVLPVRGDHPAAQNRFLYVGGALHALPSGLRGLFRPSPPFSKPLFWAGLKELTTPRGKDPDETVHSFAQRRLGPEVASLAMDSLCRGVFAGNSRELSIRSCFPSLFQAEQTHRSVLLGLLLGAGRSPQPDSALIRQARAERWSQWSLRGGLETLPQALNTHLTSRGVTVLKGQPVCGLSLQAEGRWKVSLGDGSLEADHVISAVPASVLSGLLPAQAAPLARALRAITAVSVAVVNLQYRGARLPVQGFGHLVPSSEDPGVLGIVYDSVAFPEQDGSPPGLRVTVMLGGSWLQTLEARGSVLSQELFQQQAQQAAAAQLGLKESPSHCLVHLHKNCIPQYTLGHWQKLEAATQFLASQRLPLTLAGASYEGVAVNDCIESGRQAAARALGSEPNS; from the exons ATGGGCCGGACCGTGGTCGTGCTAGGCGGTGGCATCAGCGGCTTGGCCGCCAGTTACCACCTGAGCCGGGCCCCCTGTCCCCCCAAG GTGGTCCTGGTGGAGGGCAGCGAGCGTCTGGGAGGCTGGATCCGCTCGGTCCGAGGGCCAGGTGATGCTGTCTTTGAACTTGGACCTCGAGGAATTCGGCCCGCGGGAGCCGTGGGAGCCCGGACCCTGCTCCTG TTTCTCCTCTTCCTGAGGGTGTATGGAGAGCAGGTTTCTGAGCTTGGCTTGGACTCAGAAGTGTTGCCTGTCCGGGGAGaccacccagctgcccagaaCAGGTTCCTGTATGTAGGTGGTGCCCTGCATGCGCTGCCCTCTGGCCTCAG GGGGCTCTTCCGCCCTTCACCTCCCTTCTCCAAACCTCTGTTTTGGGCTGGGCTGAAGGAGTTGACCACACCCAGGGGCAAAGACCCTGATGAGACTGTGCACAGTTTTGCCCAGCGCCGCCTTGGACCCGAG GTGGCGTCTCTAGCCATGGACAGTCTCTGCCGAGGAGTGTTTGCAGGCAACAGCCGGGAGCTCAGCATCAGGTCCTGCTTTCCCAGTCTCTTCCAAGCTGAGCAAACCCATCGTTCCGTTTTActggggctgctgctgggggcAG ggCGGAGCCCCCAGCCAGACTCGGCACTCATTCGCCAGGCTCGAGCAGAGCGCTGGAGCCAGTGGTCACTGCGGGGAGGGCTGGAGACATTGCCCCAGGCCCTTAACACCCACCTGACTAGTAGGGGCGTCACTGTTCTCAAAGGCCAGCCTGTCTGTGGGCTCAGCCTCCAGGCAGAAGGGCGCTGGAAG GTGTCCCTAGGGGACGGCAGTCTGGAGGCAGACCACGTGATTAGCGCTGTTCCGGCTTCAG TGCTCAGCGGGCTGCTCCCTGCCCAGGCCGCACCTCTGGCCCGTGCCCTGCGTGCCATCACTGCCGTGTCCGTGGCTGTGGTGAACCTCCAGTACCGAGGAGCTCGTCTACCTGTGCAG ggATTTGGACATTTGGTGCCATCCTCCGAAGACCCAGGCGTCCTGGGAATCGTGTATGACTCCGTTGCTTTTCCTGAGCAGGATGGGAGCCCCCCAGGCCTCCGAGTGACT GTGATGCTGGGAGGGTCCTGGTTACAGACGCTGGAAGCCAGGGGCTCCGTCTTATCTCAGGAGCTGTTCCAGCAGCAGGCACAGCAGGCAGCTGCCGCCCAGTTAGGACTGAAGGAGTCCCCGAGTCACTGCTTGGTCCACCTGCACAAG aaCTGCATCCCCCAGTATACACTAGGCCACTGGCAAAAACTGG AGGCAGCGACCCAGTTCCTGGCTTCTCAGAGGCTGCCCCTGACTCTGGCTGGAGCCTCCTATGAGGGCGTTGCTGTCAATGACTGTATAGAGAGCGGACGCCAGGCAGCAGCCCGGGCCCTGGGCTCAGAACCTAACAGCTGA
- the PPOX gene encoding protoporphyrinogen oxidase isoform X2: MGRTVVVLGGGISGLAASYHLSRAPCPPKVVLVEGSERLGGWIRSVRGPGDAVFELGPRGIRPAGAVGARTLLLVSELGLDSEVLPVRGDHPAAQNRFLYVGGALHALPSGLRGLFRPSPPFSKPLFWAGLKELTTPRGKDPDETVHSFAQRRLGPEVASLAMDSLCRGVFAGNSRELSIRSCFPSLFQAEQTHRSVLLGLLLGAGRSPQPDSALIRQARAERWSQWSLRGGLETLPQALNTHLTSRGVTVLKGQPVCGLSLQAEGRWKVSLGDGSLEADHVISAVPASVLSGLLPAQAAPLARALRAITAVSVAVVNLQYRGARLPVQGFGHLVPSSEDPGVLGIVYDSVAFPEQDGSPPGLRVTVMLGGSWLQTLEARGSVLSQELFQQQAQQAAAAQLGLKESPSHCLVHLHKNCIPQYTLGHWQKLEAATQFLASQRLPLTLAGASYEGVAVNDCIESGRQAAARALGSEPNS, from the exons ATGGGCCGGACCGTGGTCGTGCTAGGCGGTGGCATCAGCGGCTTGGCCGCCAGTTACCACCTGAGCCGGGCCCCCTGTCCCCCCAAG GTGGTCCTGGTGGAGGGCAGCGAGCGTCTGGGAGGCTGGATCCGCTCGGTCCGAGGGCCAGGTGATGCTGTCTTTGAACTTGGACCTCGAGGAATTCGGCCCGCGGGAGCCGTGGGAGCCCGGACCCTGCTCCTG GTTTCTGAGCTTGGCTTGGACTCAGAAGTGTTGCCTGTCCGGGGAGaccacccagctgcccagaaCAGGTTCCTGTATGTAGGTGGTGCCCTGCATGCGCTGCCCTCTGGCCTCAG GGGGCTCTTCCGCCCTTCACCTCCCTTCTCCAAACCTCTGTTTTGGGCTGGGCTGAAGGAGTTGACCACACCCAGGGGCAAAGACCCTGATGAGACTGTGCACAGTTTTGCCCAGCGCCGCCTTGGACCCGAG GTGGCGTCTCTAGCCATGGACAGTCTCTGCCGAGGAGTGTTTGCAGGCAACAGCCGGGAGCTCAGCATCAGGTCCTGCTTTCCCAGTCTCTTCCAAGCTGAGCAAACCCATCGTTCCGTTTTActggggctgctgctgggggcAG ggCGGAGCCCCCAGCCAGACTCGGCACTCATTCGCCAGGCTCGAGCAGAGCGCTGGAGCCAGTGGTCACTGCGGGGAGGGCTGGAGACATTGCCCCAGGCCCTTAACACCCACCTGACTAGTAGGGGCGTCACTGTTCTCAAAGGCCAGCCTGTCTGTGGGCTCAGCCTCCAGGCAGAAGGGCGCTGGAAG GTGTCCCTAGGGGACGGCAGTCTGGAGGCAGACCACGTGATTAGCGCTGTTCCGGCTTCAG TGCTCAGCGGGCTGCTCCCTGCCCAGGCCGCACCTCTGGCCCGTGCCCTGCGTGCCATCACTGCCGTGTCCGTGGCTGTGGTGAACCTCCAGTACCGAGGAGCTCGTCTACCTGTGCAG ggATTTGGACATTTGGTGCCATCCTCCGAAGACCCAGGCGTCCTGGGAATCGTGTATGACTCCGTTGCTTTTCCTGAGCAGGATGGGAGCCCCCCAGGCCTCCGAGTGACT GTGATGCTGGGAGGGTCCTGGTTACAGACGCTGGAAGCCAGGGGCTCCGTCTTATCTCAGGAGCTGTTCCAGCAGCAGGCACAGCAGGCAGCTGCCGCCCAGTTAGGACTGAAGGAGTCCCCGAGTCACTGCTTGGTCCACCTGCACAAG aaCTGCATCCCCCAGTATACACTAGGCCACTGGCAAAAACTGG AGGCAGCGACCCAGTTCCTGGCTTCTCAGAGGCTGCCCCTGACTCTGGCTGGAGCCTCCTATGAGGGCGTTGCTGTCAATGACTGTATAGAGAGCGGACGCCAGGCAGCAGCCCGGGCCCTGGGCTCAGAACCTAACAGCTGA
- the PPOX gene encoding protoporphyrinogen oxidase isoform X3, giving the protein MLSLNLDLEEFGPREPWEPGPCSWVYGEQVSELGLDSEVLPVRGDHPAAQNRFLYVGGALHALPSGLRGLFRPSPPFSKPLFWAGLKELTTPRGKDPDETVHSFAQRRLGPEVASLAMDSLCRGVFAGNSRELSIRSCFPSLFQAEQTHRSVLLGLLLGAGRSPQPDSALIRQARAERWSQWSLRGGLETLPQALNTHLTSRGVTVLKGQPVCGLSLQAEGRWKVSLGDGSLEADHVISAVPASVLSGLLPAQAAPLARALRAITAVSVAVVNLQYRGARLPVQGFGHLVPSSEDPGVLGIVYDSVAFPEQDGSPPGLRVTVMLGGSWLQTLEARGSVLSQELFQQQAQQAAAAQLGLKESPSHCLVHLHKNCIPQYTLGHWQKLEAATQFLASQRLPLTLAGASYEGVAVNDCIESGRQAAARALGSEPNS; this is encoded by the exons ATGCTGTCTTTGAACTTGGACCTCGAGGAATTCGGCCCGCGGGAGCCGTGGGAGCCCGGACCCTGCTCCTG GGTGTATGGAGAGCAGGTTTCTGAGCTTGGCTTGGACTCAGAAGTGTTGCCTGTCCGGGGAGaccacccagctgcccagaaCAGGTTCCTGTATGTAGGTGGTGCCCTGCATGCGCTGCCCTCTGGCCTCAG GGGGCTCTTCCGCCCTTCACCTCCCTTCTCCAAACCTCTGTTTTGGGCTGGGCTGAAGGAGTTGACCACACCCAGGGGCAAAGACCCTGATGAGACTGTGCACAGTTTTGCCCAGCGCCGCCTTGGACCCGAG GTGGCGTCTCTAGCCATGGACAGTCTCTGCCGAGGAGTGTTTGCAGGCAACAGCCGGGAGCTCAGCATCAGGTCCTGCTTTCCCAGTCTCTTCCAAGCTGAGCAAACCCATCGTTCCGTTTTActggggctgctgctgggggcAG ggCGGAGCCCCCAGCCAGACTCGGCACTCATTCGCCAGGCTCGAGCAGAGCGCTGGAGCCAGTGGTCACTGCGGGGAGGGCTGGAGACATTGCCCCAGGCCCTTAACACCCACCTGACTAGTAGGGGCGTCACTGTTCTCAAAGGCCAGCCTGTCTGTGGGCTCAGCCTCCAGGCAGAAGGGCGCTGGAAG GTGTCCCTAGGGGACGGCAGTCTGGAGGCAGACCACGTGATTAGCGCTGTTCCGGCTTCAG TGCTCAGCGGGCTGCTCCCTGCCCAGGCCGCACCTCTGGCCCGTGCCCTGCGTGCCATCACTGCCGTGTCCGTGGCTGTGGTGAACCTCCAGTACCGAGGAGCTCGTCTACCTGTGCAG ggATTTGGACATTTGGTGCCATCCTCCGAAGACCCAGGCGTCCTGGGAATCGTGTATGACTCCGTTGCTTTTCCTGAGCAGGATGGGAGCCCCCCAGGCCTCCGAGTGACT GTGATGCTGGGAGGGTCCTGGTTACAGACGCTGGAAGCCAGGGGCTCCGTCTTATCTCAGGAGCTGTTCCAGCAGCAGGCACAGCAGGCAGCTGCCGCCCAGTTAGGACTGAAGGAGTCCCCGAGTCACTGCTTGGTCCACCTGCACAAG aaCTGCATCCCCCAGTATACACTAGGCCACTGGCAAAAACTGG AGGCAGCGACCCAGTTCCTGGCTTCTCAGAGGCTGCCCCTGACTCTGGCTGGAGCCTCCTATGAGGGCGTTGCTGTCAATGACTGTATAGAGAGCGGACGCCAGGCAGCAGCCCGGGCCCTGGGCTCAGAACCTAACAGCTGA